A part of Aegilops tauschii subsp. strangulata cultivar AL8/78 chromosome 2, Aet v6.0, whole genome shotgun sequence genomic DNA contains:
- the LOC109746409 gene encoding uncharacterized protein, producing the protein MEAALKRYFGYTGFRPYQREIVDTIMQGRDCLVVMATGSGKSMCYQIPPLVAKKTAVVVSPLLSLMQDQVMSLKQHGVRSEYLGSTQMNSSVSSEAEKGMYDVLYMTPEKAIALPSRFWSNLQASGICLFAIDEAHCISEWGHDFRPEYKQLHLLREHLLGVPFVALTATATERVRGDIANSLNLSNPHVAIGSFDRPNLFYGVKSCNRSMSFISELVQDVSKNCTVGGSTIIYCTTIRDTEQVHEAMIAAGIKANIYHGKMGSKAREESHRSFVRDEVLVMVATIAFGMGIDKPDVRCVIHYGCPKSLESYYQESGRCGRDGLPSVCWLYYQRSDFAKADFYCSEATNATQKNAIMDSFMAAQKYCLLATCRRKSLLQYFGEERYTDCGNCDNCTGTKNERDLSKESFLLLSCVKSCGGRWGLNMPVDVLRGSRVKKIVEKNYDKLPMHAMGKDYPPNWWKALGSLLMAHGYLKETVSDGFRLVSVSPKGVKFLSDGGTPLVLQLTAEMIGQEEQGSLQNKEGGLNPSTTAESEKISEEELKLYQMLLNVRMKLAQDIGTAPYAICGDQTLRHFAKIRPSTGARLANIDGVNQHFISRYSGTFVQNIAQFSKQLNLSLDDSSGVEDMMSVPKPVNNSLPRNLGDAKFTSWELWQKQEYSFKKIAHFRRAVPIKEQTVISYILDAARDGCEMNWNRFFEETGLTPEIASQIRLAIAKVGSRERLKPIKEELPENITYEMIKIFFAADDLGVLEKTFGNAPTDGSPAQTAESAKPCSHGSEALEKGDPGDPVIISGACDSSAATKRSQTDGTLLSADEPVKKLQKIEEQGTEPTTANVATEDAILELAASRNGVSLEDAVKHFSGSKRESVVEMLESLRCSFAVYMKNGCYLVL; encoded by the exons ATGGAGGCGGCCCTGAAG AGGTACTTCGGGTACACGGGGTTCCGGCCGTACCAGCGGGAGATCGTGGATACGATCATGCAAGGGCGGGACTGCCTGGTCGTCATGGCCACCGGCAGCGGCAAGTCCATGTG CTATCAAATCCCTCCACTGGTTGCAAAGAAGACAGCTGTTGTTGTCAGCCCTCTTCTGTCACTGATGCAAGATCAG GTCATGAGTTTAAAACAACATGGTGTGAGATCCGAGTATCTTGGCAGCACCCAAATGAATAGCTCTGTTAGCAGTGAGGCTGAAAAAGGCATGTATGATGTTCTGTACATGACCCCTGAGAAAGCTATTGCACTTCCTTCAAG GTTCTGGAGTAACTTGCAGGCTTCCGGAATCTGCTTGTTCGCCATTGATGAAGCACATTGCATATCGGAATGGGGTCATGATTTCAG GCCGGAGTACAAGCAGCTGCATTTATTGCGTGAGCACCTTTTGGGTGTTCCCTTTGTTGCTCTAACTGCGACAGCCACAGAAAG GGTCCGTGGAGATATTGCCAATTCCTTGAACCTGAGCAATCCTCACGTTGCAATCGGATCATTTGATCGTCCGAACCTTTTCTATGGTGTGAAATCATGCAACCGATCTATGTCCTTTATCAGTGAACTTGTGCAAGATGTCTCAAAGAACTGCACTGTTGGTGGCTCAACAATTATTTACTGTACCACCATCCGGGACACTGAACAG GTACATGAAGCAATGATCGCTGCGGGAATCAAAGCTAACATTTACCATGGTAAAATGGGTAGCAAAGCTAGAGAAGAATCCCATAG ATCATTTGTTAGAGATGAAGTACTTGTGATGGTGGCAACTATTGCATTTGGAATGGGAATTGATAAGCCAGATGTTAGATGTGTAATACACTATGGATGTCCTAAGAGCCTAGAATCGTACTACCAGGAAAGTGGGCGTTGTGGAAGAGATGGACTGCCTTCAGTGTGCTGGCTATATTACCAAAGAAGTGATTTTGCAAAAGCTGACTTCTATTGTTCTGAAGCAACAAAT GCAACTCAAAAGAATGCCATCATGGATTCCTTCATGGCAGCACAGAAATATTGCCTCCTTGCTACATGCCGCAGAAAATCCCTGCTGCAGTACTTTGGTGAAGAGCGTTACACTGACTGTG GTAACTGCGATAATTGCACAGGGACAAAAAATGAGAGGGATTTGTCAAAAGAATCTTTCTTATTGCTGTCCTGTGTCAAGTCGTGCGGGGGACGCTGGGGCCTTAACATGCCAGTTGATGTTCTCCGTGGATCACGA GTCAAAAAGATAGTGGAGAAGAACTACGATAAACTTCCAATGCATGCGATGGGAAAAGACTATCCGCCAAACTGGTGGAAAGCACTTGGCAGTCTACTTATGGCACATG GTTACTTAAAGGAGACTGTCAGTGATGGATTTAGATTGGTCAG TGTTAGTCCAAAAGGGGTCAAGTTTCTCTCCGATGGTGGAACGCCACTGGTTTTGCAGCTGACTGCAGAGATGATTGGGCAAGAGGAGCAGGGTAGTTTGCAGAATAAAGAAGGGGGCTTAAATCCTTCAACCACCGCAGAATCTGAAAAGATATCTGAG GAGGAATTGAAACTCTACCAAATGCTGTTGAACGTCAGGATGAAGCTTGCTCAGGATATTGGAACTGCTCC ATATGCTATATGCGGTGATCAGACCCTAAGACACTTTGCAAAGATTAGGCCTTCTACTGGAGCTAGACTGGCCAATATTGATGGTGTAAACCAG CACTTCATCTCGCGCTACAGTGGCACTTTTGTCCAAAATATCGCACAATTCTCAAAACAGTTGAATCTTTCATTGGATGATTCATCAGGAGTAGAGGATATGATGTCAGTTCCAAAACCTGTAAACAACAGTCTTCCAAGAAACTTGGGTGATGCCAAATTTACTTCATGGGAACTGTGGCAGAAACAGGAGTACTCGTTCAAGAAAATTGCA CATTTTCGCAGAGCAGTGCCGATAAAAGAGCAGACGGTTATTTCATACATACTTGATGCTGCTCGGGATGGATGTGAGATGAACTGGAATAGGTTTTTCGAGGAGACAGGACTGACCCCTGAGATAGCCTCACAGATCCGTCTTGCCATTGCAAAGGTTGGATCACGTGAGAGGTTGAAGCCAATAAAAGAAGAGCTTCCAGAAAAT ATAACATACGAAATGATCAAGATATTCTTCGCAGCTGACGATCTTGGGGTGTTAGAGAAGACTTTTGGCAACGCTCCTACTGACGGGTCTCCTGCCCAAACAGCCGAGTCGGCAAAACCCTGTTCCCATGGCAGCGAAGCTCTGGAGAAGGGCGATCCAGGAGACCCCGTCATCATATCAGGCGCCTGTGATTCAAGCGCTGCGACAAAGAGATCCCAGACGGACGGAACTCTGCTCTCTGCCGACGAGCCAGTAAAGAAGCTGCAAAAGATAGAGGAGCAAGGGACCGAACCTACCACCGCAAATGTTGCGACCGAGGACGCTATACTTGAGCTGGCCGCAAGCCGCAACGGG GTTTCGCTGGAGGACGCCGTCAAGCACTTCAGCGGGTCGAAGCGGGAATCCGTCGTCGAGATGCTGGAGAGCCTCCGGTGCAGCTTCGCGGTGTACATGAAGAACGGCTGCTACTTGGTTCTGTGA